The following are encoded together in the Ralstonia insidiosa genome:
- a CDS encoding GntR family transcriptional regulator: MSSTSSPQSVVVPPSSGGEASAQPASAGAGGGSPTFSPLYQQIKTLILQSLQAGEWKPGEMIPSEMELAARYKVSQGTVRKAIDELAAENLVARRQGKGTFVTTHYEEGVQFRFLRLMPEQGEQHYPSSRVLECKRMRAPAEIARLLDLKAGDSVVQIRRVLFFSSEPTVFEEIWLPGASFKGLTAEKLTEWKGPMYAFFEAEFGVRMLRATERIRAVAADAATGELLSVQAGSPLLSVERVSHTFGDKPVELRRGLYVTTRHYYQNELN, encoded by the coding sequence ATGTCGAGTACATCCAGCCCTCAATCCGTCGTCGTGCCGCCGTCCAGTGGCGGTGAGGCGAGCGCACAGCCTGCGTCTGCGGGCGCTGGGGGCGGGTCACCCACGTTCAGCCCGCTGTATCAGCAGATCAAGACGCTGATCCTGCAAAGCCTGCAAGCCGGCGAATGGAAGCCGGGCGAAATGATCCCCAGCGAAATGGAGTTGGCTGCCCGCTACAAGGTGAGCCAGGGTACCGTGCGCAAGGCGATCGACGAACTGGCTGCCGAAAACCTGGTGGCACGCCGGCAGGGCAAGGGCACGTTCGTCACCACACATTACGAAGAGGGTGTGCAGTTCCGCTTCCTGCGATTGATGCCGGAGCAGGGCGAGCAGCACTACCCGAGCAGTCGCGTGCTGGAATGCAAGCGCATGCGCGCCCCGGCCGAGATTGCCCGTCTGCTCGATCTCAAGGCTGGCGACAGCGTTGTGCAGATCCGCCGCGTGCTGTTTTTCTCCAGCGAGCCGACGGTGTTTGAGGAGATTTGGCTGCCGGGTGCCAGTTTCAAAGGGTTGACGGCTGAAAAGCTGACCGAGTGGAAGGGCCCGATGTACGCGTTCTTCGAGGCGGAATTCGGTGTGCGCATGTTGCGTGCCACCGAGCGCATCCGCGCCGTGGCGGCCGATGCGGCCACGGGAGAGTTGCTGTCGGTGCAGGCAGGATCGCCGCTGTTGTCGGTGGAGCGCGTGTCGCATACGTTCGGCGACAAGCCGGTGGAGCTGCGCCGTGGCCTGTACGTCACGACGCGGCACTACTACCAGAACGAGTTGAATTGA
- a CDS encoding malate dehydrogenase yields the protein MAKAPMRVAVTGAAGQIGYALLFRIASGEMLGKDQPVILQLLEIPDEKAQKALKGVMMELDDCAFPLLAGMEAHSDPMTAFKDVDVALLVGARPRGPGMERADLLSANAQIFTAQGKALNAVASRNVKVLVVGNPANTNAYIAMKSAPDLPRENFTAMLRLDHNRALSQIAAKTGKPVSSIEKLFVWGNHSPTMYADYRYATIDGKSVKDMINDPVWNNDVFLPTVGKRGAAIIEARGLSSAASAAGAAIDHVRDWLLGSNGKIVTMGIPSNGDYGIPQDVMFGFPVTTANGKYEVVKGLEIDEYSQGKIKITLDELEGERAGVQHLLG from the coding sequence ATGGCAAAAGCACCCATGCGCGTCGCAGTGACCGGCGCGGCTGGTCAGATCGGTTACGCCCTGCTGTTCCGTATCGCGTCCGGCGAAATGCTGGGCAAAGATCAGCCCGTCATCCTGCAACTGCTGGAAATCCCGGATGAGAAGGCCCAGAAGGCGCTCAAGGGCGTGATGATGGAGCTCGACGACTGCGCCTTCCCGCTGCTGGCCGGCATGGAAGCGCACTCCGACCCGATGACCGCATTCAAGGACGTGGACGTGGCCCTGCTGGTGGGCGCCCGCCCCCGCGGCCCGGGCATGGAGCGTGCAGACCTGCTGTCCGCCAACGCCCAGATCTTCACGGCCCAGGGCAAGGCCCTGAACGCCGTTGCCTCGCGCAACGTCAAGGTGCTGGTGGTCGGCAACCCGGCCAACACCAACGCCTACATCGCCATGAAGTCGGCGCCGGACCTGCCGCGCGAGAACTTCACCGCCATGCTGCGCCTGGACCACAACCGTGCCCTGTCGCAGATCGCCGCCAAGACCGGCAAGCCGGTGTCGAGCATCGAGAAGCTGTTCGTGTGGGGCAACCACAGCCCGACGATGTACGCCGACTACCGCTACGCCACGATCGACGGCAAGAGCGTCAAGGACATGATCAATGATCCGGTGTGGAACAACGACGTGTTCCTGCCGACCGTCGGCAAGCGCGGCGCTGCCATCATCGAAGCACGCGGCCTGTCGTCGGCTGCCTCGGCTGCCGGCGCTGCCATCGACCACGTGCGCGATTGGCTGCTGGGTTCGAACGGCAAGATCGTCACGATGGGCATCCCGTCCAACGGCGATTACGGCATCCCGCAAGACGTGATGTTCGGCTTCCCGGTCACGACCGCCAACGGCAAGTACGAAGTGGTCAAGGGTCTGGAGATCGACGAGTACAGCCAAGGCAAGATCAAGATCACGCTCGACGAGCTGGAAGGCGAGCGCGCTGGCGTGCAGCACCTGCTGGGCTGA
- a CDS encoding HpcH/HpaI aldolase/citrate lyase family protein, which produces MHPTEVLFQDDAAPAQLPVCDHYAGAEKLMRKSLALQQTLGPVFDITFDCEDGAAVGQERAHAELAAALINSDDNRFNRVGVRIHDPNHDAWTQDVDILVGQAGSRLAYVTVPKVRDVVEVARVTDRVNQAARAAGIARHLPIHVLIETHGALAQVFDIASLVQVECLSFGLMDFVSAHNGAIPGAAMGSPEQFEHPLIRRALTDISAACHAHGKVPSHNVSTDVKHPDRAGRDAARARNEFGYLRKWSIHPDQIAPIVSAFRPSHEEVTQAAAILAAAQDASWGPIQHDGRLHDRASYRYWWAVLQRAHTTGVDMPPAAAKRFFE; this is translated from the coding sequence GTGCACCCCACCGAGGTTTTGTTCCAGGACGACGCCGCCCCGGCCCAATTGCCGGTCTGCGATCACTATGCAGGCGCAGAGAAACTCATGCGCAAATCGCTTGCCCTGCAACAAACCCTTGGCCCCGTCTTCGATATCACGTTTGACTGCGAAGACGGCGCCGCCGTCGGCCAGGAACGCGCCCATGCCGAACTGGCCGCCGCGCTCATCAACAGCGACGACAACCGCTTCAATCGCGTCGGCGTACGCATCCATGACCCGAACCACGATGCGTGGACGCAAGACGTCGACATCCTTGTCGGCCAGGCCGGCAGCCGCCTCGCCTATGTGACCGTGCCCAAGGTGCGCGACGTGGTGGAGGTGGCCCGCGTGACCGATCGCGTCAATCAGGCCGCGCGTGCAGCCGGCATCGCGCGACACCTGCCGATCCACGTGCTGATCGAAACGCATGGGGCGCTGGCGCAAGTGTTCGACATTGCATCGCTGGTGCAGGTGGAATGCCTGAGTTTCGGGCTGATGGATTTTGTCTCGGCACATAACGGCGCGATTCCGGGTGCGGCGATGGGTTCTCCGGAGCAGTTCGAGCATCCGCTGATCCGCCGTGCACTGACCGACATTTCCGCTGCGTGCCACGCCCACGGCAAAGTCCCGTCGCACAACGTCAGCACCGACGTCAAGCACCCGGACCGCGCCGGCCGCGATGCCGCACGCGCCCGAAATGAATTTGGCTATCTGCGCAAGTGGAGCATCCATCCGGACCAGATCGCGCCAATCGTTTCCGCGTTCCGCCCGTCGCACGAAGAAGTGACACAGGCAGCCGCCATTCTTGCCGCGGCGCAGGATGCGTCGTGGGGCCCGATCCAGCACGACGGGCGTCTGCATGACCGCGCAAGCTACCGCTACTGGTGGGCCGTGCTGCAACGTGCGCACACCACCGGCGTCGACATGCCGCCTGCAGCCGCCAAGCGCTTCTTCGAGTAA
- a CDS encoding bifunctional 2-methylcitrate dehydratase/aconitate hydratase — MSASVANIRPKPDKVIVDIVDYVTESKLTSKTAYETARHCLLDTLGCGLEALSYPACTKLLGPIVPNGAKVPGTQFQLDPVQAAFNIGAMIRWLDFNDTWLAAEWGHPSDNLGGILAVADWLSRTNLANGKKPLVMKDVLTAMIRAHEIQGCIALENAFNKVGLDHVVLVKVATTAVVGQLLGLSRDEIINAVSLAWVDGQAPRTYRHAPNTGSRKSWAAGDATSRGVRLALMAQTGEMGYPSALTAKGWGFYDVSFKGQPFKFQRKYGTYVMENVLFKISFPAEFHAQTAVEAAMTLHKALAKAGKTVDDIAKITIRTHEAALRIIDKQGPLANPADRDHCIQYMVAVPLIFGRLTAEDYEDNVARDPRIDALRKKIVCVEDKQFTQDYHAPEKRSIANAITVQFKDGKTLKEVVVEYPIGHQRRRKEGMPLLVEKFRTNLARRFPARQQDAILAVSLDQKALEAMPVNAYVDLYVI, encoded by the coding sequence ATGTCCGCATCGGTTGCGAACATCCGCCCGAAACCTGACAAGGTCATCGTCGACATCGTTGACTACGTGACCGAGTCCAAGCTCACCAGCAAGACGGCCTATGAAACGGCCCGCCATTGCCTGCTGGACACCTTGGGCTGCGGGTTGGAGGCGCTGTCGTATCCGGCGTGCACCAAGCTCCTGGGGCCCATCGTGCCGAACGGCGCGAAGGTCCCGGGCACACAATTCCAGCTCGATCCGGTTCAGGCAGCGTTCAACATCGGCGCCATGATCCGCTGGCTGGATTTCAACGACACGTGGCTGGCTGCCGAATGGGGCCACCCGTCGGACAACCTCGGCGGCATTCTGGCCGTGGCGGATTGGTTGTCCCGCACAAACCTCGCTAACGGCAAGAAGCCGCTGGTGATGAAAGACGTACTGACCGCGATGATCCGCGCCCACGAGATCCAGGGCTGCATCGCGCTCGAAAATGCATTCAACAAGGTGGGGCTGGACCATGTCGTGCTGGTCAAGGTCGCCACCACCGCGGTGGTCGGGCAATTGCTTGGGCTGTCGCGTGACGAAATCATCAACGCTGTGTCGCTGGCGTGGGTCGATGGTCAGGCGCCGCGCACCTACCGCCACGCGCCGAATACCGGCAGCCGCAAATCATGGGCGGCAGGCGATGCGACCAGCCGCGGCGTGCGCCTGGCGCTGATGGCCCAAACGGGCGAAATGGGTTATCCCTCTGCCCTCACTGCCAAGGGTTGGGGCTTCTACGATGTGTCCTTCAAGGGCCAGCCGTTCAAGTTCCAGCGCAAATACGGCACGTACGTGATGGAAAACGTACTGTTCAAGATCAGCTTTCCGGCCGAATTCCATGCGCAGACCGCTGTGGAAGCGGCCATGACACTGCACAAGGCACTTGCGAAGGCCGGCAAGACCGTAGACGACATTGCAAAGATCACGATCCGCACGCACGAGGCGGCGCTGCGCATCATCGACAAGCAAGGGCCGCTCGCCAACCCGGCAGACCGCGACCATTGCATCCAGTACATGGTCGCCGTGCCGCTCATTTTCGGCCGACTGACGGCGGAAGACTACGAAGACAACGTCGCCCGCGACCCGCGCATCGATGCGCTGCGCAAGAAGATCGTCTGCGTGGAAGACAAGCAGTTCACTCAGGATTACCACGCCCCCGAGAAGCGTTCGATCGCCAATGCGATCACTGTCCAGTTCAAGGATGGCAAGACGCTCAAGGAAGTCGTGGTGGAGTACCCGATCGGCCATCAGCGGCGGCGCAAGGAAGGCATGCCACTATTGGTCGAGAAATTCAGGACCAACCTGGCCCGCCGTTTCCCGGCCAGGCAGCAGGACGCGATCCTGGCGGTATCGCTGGACCAGAAGGCTCTGGAAGCGATGCCGGTCAATGCGTATGTCGATTTGTATGTGATTTAA